From Nitrobacter sp. NHB1, a single genomic window includes:
- a CDS encoding alpha-ketoacid dehydrogenase subunit beta yields MSQVTLLEALNMALARAMTDDAGVVVLGEDVGVNGGVFRATVGLQQRFGPERVLDTPLAELLISGLCVGMASQGLRPVGEIQFMGFVYPCIDQLVNHASRLRNRTQGRLSCPMVLRVPHGGGIRAPEHHSESTEAMLAHIPGLRVVIPSSPEHAYGLLLAAIRDPDPVVFLEPTRIYRAAKGEVDDDGVALPLDAAFVLREGRDVTLISWGAMVRETLAAADALDTEGISAEVIDLATLKPFDENTVLASVAHTGRCVIVHEAARTGGFGGEIAALIAERGLTSLLAPIARVTGYDTVMPLLRLEQHYIPSVDRIVAAGRAACRFN; encoded by the coding sequence ATGTCGCAAGTGACGCTGCTCGAAGCCCTCAACATGGCGCTGGCGCGCGCGATGACCGACGATGCCGGGGTGGTGGTGCTCGGCGAGGACGTCGGCGTCAACGGCGGCGTGTTCCGCGCCACCGTTGGTTTGCAGCAACGCTTCGGGCCCGAGCGTGTGCTGGACACACCACTGGCCGAACTGCTGATCAGCGGGCTGTGTGTCGGCATGGCGAGCCAGGGTCTCAGGCCGGTCGGCGAAATCCAGTTCATGGGCTTTGTCTATCCCTGCATCGATCAACTGGTGAACCACGCCTCGCGGTTGCGTAACCGCACTCAGGGACGGCTCAGTTGCCCGATGGTCTTGCGCGTGCCGCATGGCGGCGGCATCCGCGCTCCCGAGCATCATTCCGAAAGCACCGAAGCGATGCTCGCGCATATTCCCGGCCTGCGCGTGGTGATTCCGTCGTCGCCCGAACATGCTTACGGGTTGCTGCTGGCCGCGATCCGCGATCCCGACCCCGTGGTTTTCCTGGAGCCGACCCGCATCTATCGCGCGGCCAAGGGCGAGGTCGATGACGACGGTGTGGCACTCCCTCTGGATGCCGCGTTCGTGCTGCGGGAGGGCCGCGATGTCACCCTGATAAGCTGGGGCGCGATGGTGCGCGAGACGTTGGCGGCGGCCGATGCGCTGGACACCGAGGGCATCAGCGCCGAGGTGATCGACCTCGCGACGCTGAAACCATTCGACGAAAATACCGTGCTCGCTTCGGTGGCGCACACCGGACGCTGCGTGATCGTGCATGAGGCCGCGCGCACCGGCGGCTTCGGCGGCGAGATCGCCGCGCTGATCGCCGAGCGCGGGTTGACGTCGCTACTGGCGCCGATCGCGCGCGTCACCGGCTACGATACGGTGATGCCGCTCCTGCGGCTCGAGCAGCATTACATCCCGTCGGTCGACCGCATCGTCGCCGCCGGGCGGGCGGCGTGCCGGTTCAATTGA
- the pth gene encoding aminoacyl-tRNA hydrolase: MRLLVGLGNPGTKYQGNRHNIGFMVVDEIARRHGFAPWRRRFHGEASEGTLDQERVVLLKPATYMNESGNAVRDAAQFFKLTEGDVVVFHDEIELPPAKVRVKVGGGIAGHNGLRSISAHIGNEYRRVRLGVGHPGVKERVHAHVLNDFAKSERPWVEALVDVVAENAALLVTARDSAFQNKVHLAMQAKGFVEKDNGAEGAK, translated from the coding sequence ATGCGCCTGTTGGTCGGACTGGGCAATCCCGGCACGAAGTATCAGGGCAACCGACACAACATCGGATTCATGGTCGTGGACGAGATCGCGCGGCGTCACGGTTTCGCACCGTGGCGTCGCCGCTTTCACGGCGAGGCCTCCGAAGGCACGCTCGATCAGGAGCGAGTCGTTCTGCTCAAGCCCGCGACCTACATGAACGAGTCCGGCAATGCGGTTCGTGACGCCGCGCAATTCTTCAAGCTGACGGAGGGTGACGTCGTGGTGTTTCACGACGAGATCGAGCTCCCGCCGGCCAAGGTCCGCGTCAAGGTCGGCGGCGGCATTGCCGGACACAACGGCTTGCGATCGATTTCGGCGCATATCGGCAACGAGTATCGCCGCGTCCGGCTCGGCGTCGGTCACCCCGGCGTCAAGGAACGGGTGCATGCGCACGTGCTGAACGACTTCGCCAAGAGCGAGCGGCCCTGGGTCGAGGCGCTGGTGGATGTCGTGGCGGAAAACGCAGCGCTGCTCGTGACAGCCAGGGATTCGGCGTTTCAGAACAAGGTGCATCTTGCGATGCAGGCGAAGGGATTCGTCGAGAAGGACAATGGTGCCGAAGGCGCCAAATAG
- the proC gene encoding pyrroline-5-carboxylate reductase has protein sequence MTSPTNTLADLQGTLVLAGAGKMGGALLTGWLARGLNPKRVAVIEPHASDDICALAARGIRLNPAAKEAGTVAALVLAVKPQTFGDAGPALRPLIGPSTLVVSIMAGTTIAVLDAVCGGNIVRAMPNTPAAIGRGITVAVAAKGVNEEQRTTADALLRTTGAVEWIDDEALMDAVTAVSGSGPAYVFLLAEELARAGVAAGLPADLAARLARETVAGSGELLHRSDLDAATLRQNVTSPGGTTAAALSVLMGEPGLRELMTHAVAAATKRSKELAK, from the coding sequence ATGACGTCACCAACCAACACGCTGGCTGATCTGCAGGGTACCCTCGTTCTCGCCGGTGCGGGGAAGATGGGCGGCGCGTTGCTGACCGGATGGCTCGCGCGGGGACTGAACCCGAAACGCGTTGCCGTGATCGAGCCGCACGCCTCCGACGATATCTGCGCGCTCGCCGCGCGCGGCATCCGGCTGAACCCCGCAGCAAAGGAGGCCGGCACCGTCGCGGCGCTCGTCCTCGCGGTCAAGCCGCAGACATTCGGCGACGCCGGCCCGGCGTTGCGGCCACTAATCGGGCCGTCGACCCTGGTGGTGTCGATCATGGCAGGCACGACGATTGCCGTGCTTGACGCGGTCTGCGGCGGCAACATCGTCCGCGCGATGCCCAATACGCCGGCCGCGATCGGCCGCGGCATCACCGTGGCGGTCGCCGCCAAAGGCGTGAACGAGGAGCAGCGCACCACGGCCGACGCGCTGCTGCGCACCACCGGGGCGGTGGAATGGATCGATGACGAAGCGCTGATGGATGCGGTCACGGCGGTCTCGGGATCGGGACCGGCCTACGTCTTTCTGCTTGCCGAGGAGCTGGCGCGCGCCGGCGTTGCCGCCGGCCTGCCTGCCGATCTCGCCGCCAGGCTGGCCCGCGAGACCGTCGCCGGTTCGGGCGAGCTACTGCACCGGTCCGATCTCGACGCCGCGACGCTGCGCCAGAACGTCACTTCGCCCGGCGGCACCACGGCCGCAGCGCTCAGCGTGCTGATGGGCGAGCCCGGCCTGAGAGAGCTGATGACGCACGCGGTTGCCGCCGCGACCAAGCGATCGAAGGAACTGGCGAAGTAA
- a CDS encoding dienelactone hydrolase family protein, which yields MRLLSALVSVVILASTVTTFAASGKPPPPERVDIPQASGVLHGLLYKPDGDGPFATVIALHGCSGLEHGGQIQPRYRDWAERLLKTGNAVLFPDSYGSRNVGQQCQPKQRKVFARRERVADIRAAQQWLIDQPWVLHDHIGLLGWDNGASAVLWAVRPQIALADWHDDFRSAVALYPNCRRASRLGWSARVPTLVLVGADDDLSSPSACRQMVDNARGRSALARIIVYPNAHHGFDRANVPLHLVARRHGHIGTDPGGRVDSQKHAVAWLAR from the coding sequence ATGCGCCTGCTGTCAGCACTTGTTTCGGTCGTGATCCTTGCGTCGACGGTCACGACATTCGCGGCGTCCGGCAAACCGCCGCCGCCCGAGCGAGTCGACATTCCGCAGGCCAGCGGGGTGCTGCATGGCCTGCTGTACAAACCCGACGGCGACGGCCCGTTCGCAACGGTCATCGCCTTGCACGGTTGCAGCGGCCTGGAGCACGGCGGGCAGATCCAGCCGCGCTATCGCGACTGGGCCGAGCGGCTGTTGAAGACCGGCAACGCCGTGCTGTTTCCGGACAGTTATGGCTCTCGCAACGTCGGTCAGCAATGCCAGCCCAAGCAGCGCAAGGTCTTCGCGCGCCGCGAGCGCGTCGCGGATATCCGCGCCGCGCAACAGTGGCTGATCGATCAGCCCTGGGTTCTGCATGACCACATCGGCCTGCTCGGATGGGACAACGGCGCCAGCGCCGTATTGTGGGCGGTTCGTCCGCAAATCGCATTGGCCGATTGGCATGACGATTTCCGCTCGGCCGTGGCGCTCTACCCGAACTGCCGGAGAGCGTCGCGCCTCGGCTGGAGCGCGCGCGTTCCGACGTTGGTGCTGGTTGGCGCTGACGACGATCTCAGTTCGCCGTCCGCCTGCCGGCAGATGGTCGACAATGCGCGCGGGCGCAGCGCGCTCGCCCGCATCATCGTCTACCCCAACGCTCATCATGGTTTCGACCGGGCGAACGTGCCGCTCCATCTGGTTGCCCGGAGACACGGCCATATCGGCACCGATCCCGGGGGACGTGTGGACTCGCAAAAGCACGCCGTGGCCTGGCTCGCGAGATAA
- a CDS encoding DUF2093 domain-containing protein: MLNKFGQSGQGEARVQYLDGDFRVNSPGTYVRCAVTDARIPLDELKYWSVDLQEAYALPSAVLQRHYPGALKASS; the protein is encoded by the coding sequence GTGCTGAATAAATTTGGCCAGTCCGGCCAGGGCGAAGCGCGTGTGCAGTATCTCGATGGCGATTTCCGGGTGAATTCGCCGGGAACCTATGTCCGTTGCGCCGTCACCGACGCCCGCATTCCGCTCGACGAGCTGAAATACTGGAGCGTCGACTTGCAGGAGGCTTACGCTCTCCCGAGCGCAGTCTTGCAGCGCCATTACCCCGGCGCGCTCAAGGCTTCGTCGTAA
- the rocD gene encoding ornithine--oxo-acid transaminase gives MDSSVQLEMRFGASNYAPMPVTIVRGNGVYLWDEGGRRYIDMMGAYSAASFGHCHPRLVQALTDQARQLDTISRAYFNDRLGTFLGRACTLTGMDLALPMNSGAEAVETALKAARKWAYTVKGVPADRAEIIVCDGNFHGRTIAIVGFSSVPQYRAGFGPFPPGFRLVPFGDAAALRAAITPNTAAFLVEPIQGEGGINVPPPGYLAEVARICREHNVLLICDEIQSGLGRTGRLLACQHDGVKPDAVTLGKALGGGLLPVSLFLARREVMQVFTPGDHGSTFGGNPIAAAVGLAALDTLIEEKLVERSARLGTHLLARLRAIRNPIIREVRGRGLFAGVELDRDCANAATVATRLLQAGVLTKDTHRNTVRFAPPLIIEESEIDWAVDHVAKVLDEFARAEAHH, from the coding sequence ATGGACAGCTCTGTTCAGCTGGAAATGCGCTTCGGTGCCTCCAACTATGCACCGATGCCGGTCACCATCGTGCGCGGCAACGGCGTCTACCTGTGGGATGAAGGCGGGCGGCGCTACATCGATATGATGGGCGCCTATTCGGCGGCGAGCTTCGGGCATTGTCATCCGCGGCTGGTGCAGGCGCTCACCGATCAGGCACGACAACTGGACACGATCTCCCGTGCCTATTTCAACGATCGTCTCGGGACCTTTCTCGGCCGTGCCTGCACCCTGACCGGAATGGATCTTGCGCTGCCGATGAACAGCGGCGCGGAGGCGGTGGAGACGGCGCTGAAGGCCGCGCGCAAATGGGCCTATACGGTCAAAGGGGTGCCGGCCGACCGTGCCGAGATCATCGTGTGCGACGGCAATTTTCATGGCCGCACCATCGCCATCGTCGGCTTCTCGTCTGTGCCGCAATATCGCGCCGGCTTCGGGCCGTTTCCACCCGGTTTCAGATTGGTGCCGTTTGGCGACGCGGCGGCGCTTCGGGCGGCAATTACGCCGAATACCGCAGCTTTTCTGGTCGAGCCTATCCAGGGCGAAGGCGGCATCAATGTGCCGCCGCCGGGCTATCTTGCCGAGGTCGCGCGCATCTGCCGGGAACACAACGTCCTGCTGATCTGCGACGAGATTCAATCCGGGCTCGGCCGCACCGGACGGCTGCTGGCTTGCCAGCATGACGGCGTAAAGCCGGATGCGGTGACGCTGGGCAAGGCGTTGGGCGGCGGACTTCTGCCGGTGTCGCTGTTTCTGGCGCGCCGCGAGGTGATGCAGGTGTTCACGCCCGGCGACCATGGCAGCACCTTCGGCGGTAATCCGATTGCCGCCGCGGTCGGGTTGGCCGCGCTTGATACGTTGATCGAGGAGAAGCTGGTCGAGCGATCCGCCCGCCTTGGCACGCATCTGCTCGCACGGCTTCGCGCGATCAGGAATCCGATCATCCGAGAGGTGCGCGGGCGCGGGCTGTTCGCGGGCGTCGAACTGGATCGCGATTGCGCCAACGCCGCTACGGTGGCGACGCGGCTGTTGCAGGCCGGCGTGCTGACCAAGGACACTCACCGCAACACCGTCCGCTTCGCGCCACCGCTGATTATCGAGGAATCAGAGATCGATTGGGCGGTGGACCATGTTGCCAAAGTGTTGGACGAATTCGCCCGCGCGGAAGCTCATCATTGA
- the amaB gene encoding L-piperidine-6-carboxylate dehydrogenase — protein sequence MRGLPPVDRRQRRKSAVLASEVTSLLDCLGVALDRRRGARAVRSPLTGEIIAHVEDASPQRAAETIALAEAAFRHWRQIPAPQRGELVRLLGHELRAAKDALGRLVTIEAGKIVSEGCGEVQEMIDICDFAVGLSRQLYGLTIASERPNHRMMEQWHPLGPVGVITSFNFPVAVWSWNAALALVCGNPVIWKPSEKTPLTALAVQALFERAAAKAGNIPDGLSTVLIGGRDVGEGLVSDPRLPLVSATGSTAMGREVGTQLARRFARSILELGGNNASVVCPSANLDLALRAVAFAAIGTAGQRCTTLRRLFVHDSIHNEFVAKLKQVYASVRIGDPLMSDEVLVGPLIDEAAFRNMQRALEQARAHGARVHGGERVEEKRFPDAYYVRPALVEMAAQTGPMLRETFAPILYVMTYTDLDAAIEQHNAVAHGLSSSIFSTDMRETEKFLAAAGSDCGIANVNIGPSGAEIGGAFGGEKETGGGREAGSDAWKAYMRRLTSTVNYGDHLPLAQGVRFDID from the coding sequence ATGCGCGGTTTGCCACCGGTTGATCGACGACAAAGAAGAAAGTCCGCCGTGCTCGCCAGCGAGGTTACATCCCTGCTCGATTGTCTTGGTGTCGCACTCGACCGTCGGCGCGGCGCGCGTGCCGTGCGCTCGCCCCTGACCGGCGAGATCATCGCTCATGTCGAGGACGCAAGTCCGCAGCGCGCGGCCGAGACCATTGCGCTGGCCGAAGCAGCGTTCCGGCATTGGCGTCAGATCCCAGCACCGCAGCGTGGCGAGTTGGTTCGCCTGCTTGGCCATGAACTGCGCGCCGCCAAGGACGCACTGGGCCGCCTGGTAACCATTGAAGCCGGCAAGATCGTCTCGGAAGGCTGCGGCGAGGTGCAGGAAATGATCGACATCTGCGATTTCGCGGTCGGCCTGTCGCGCCAGCTTTACGGCCTTACCATCGCCAGCGAACGGCCCAATCACCGCATGATGGAGCAATGGCATCCGCTCGGCCCGGTCGGCGTCATCACCTCGTTCAATTTCCCTGTCGCGGTGTGGTCGTGGAACGCGGCGCTGGCGCTGGTCTGCGGCAATCCGGTGATCTGGAAGCCGTCGGAGAAAACCCCGCTGACGGCGCTGGCGGTGCAGGCGCTGTTCGAACGCGCCGCCGCCAAGGCCGGCAACATCCCGGACGGCCTATCCACGGTGCTGATCGGCGGGCGCGATGTCGGCGAAGGCCTGGTCAGCGATCCACGCCTGCCGCTGGTCTCCGCGACCGGATCGACAGCGATGGGCCGCGAGGTCGGGACGCAGCTTGCGCGGCGGTTCGCGCGCAGCATTCTCGAACTCGGCGGCAACAACGCCTCGGTCGTCTGCCCCTCGGCAAACCTCGACCTGGCGCTGCGCGCCGTCGCCTTCGCCGCCATCGGAACCGCCGGCCAGCGCTGCACCACGCTGCGCCGGCTGTTCGTCCATGACAGCATCCACAATGAGTTCGTGGCGAAGCTGAAACAGGTCTACGCCTCGGTTCGGATCGGCGATCCGCTTATGAGCGACGAGGTGCTGGTCGGTCCGCTGATCGACGAAGCCGCATTCCGGAATATGCAGCGCGCGCTTGAGCAGGCACGGGCGCACGGCGCGCGGGTCCACGGCGGCGAGCGTGTCGAGGAGAAACGATTTCCGGATGCGTATTACGTTCGGCCGGCGCTGGTAGAGATGGCGGCACAGACCGGGCCGATGCTGCGCGAGACCTTCGCGCCGATTCTATATGTCATGACATACACCGACCTCGACGCGGCGATCGAGCAGCACAACGCGGTCGCTCACGGCCTGTCGTCCTCGATCTTCTCGACCGACATGCGCGAGACGGAGAAGTTCCTTGCGGCTGCGGGCTCCGACTGCGGCATCGCCAATGTCAATATCGGCCCTTCCGGCGCCGAGATCGGCGGTGCATTCGGCGGCGAAAAAGAAACCGGCGGCGGCCGCGAGGCCGGTTCCGACGCCTGGAAAGCGTATATGCGGCGTCTCACCAGCACCGTGAACTACGGCGACCATCTCCCGCTCGCCCAGGGCGTTCGTTTCGACATCGATTGA
- a CDS encoding YbjN domain-containing protein, which translates to MSLLEGTIESQNNPLTVVEDIAAANDWAFERSGEDEITIVSKGSWTDYQLTFTWMSEIDALHLACAFDMKIPAARRNEVQRIIAAINEQLWIGHFDIWTQTGMIMYRQALVLPEGLIASNAQCEVMLAGAIHACERYYPALQFVVWAGKSAAEAMSAAMFDTEGEA; encoded by the coding sequence ATGTCGCTCCTCGAAGGCACTATCGAGTCCCAAAACAACCCGCTGACGGTGGTCGAGGATATAGCCGCCGCCAACGACTGGGCGTTCGAGCGTTCGGGCGAAGATGAGATCACCATCGTCTCCAAAGGCAGCTGGACCGATTATCAACTTACCTTCACCTGGATGAGCGAGATCGATGCGCTGCATCTCGCCTGCGCCTTCGACATGAAGATTCCCGCTGCTCGTCGCAATGAGGTCCAGCGCATCATCGCCGCGATCAACGAGCAATTGTGGATCGGCCATTTCGACATCTGGACCCAGACCGGCATGATCATGTACCGGCAGGCGCTTGTGCTTCCCGAGGGGCTGATCGCGTCGAACGCGCAGTGCGAGGTGATGCTGGCCGGTGCCATCCACGCCTGCGAGCGCTATTACCCGGCGTTGCAGTTCGTGGTCTGGGCCGGAAAGTCCGCGGCCGAGGCGATGAGCGCCGCGATGTTCGACACCGAGGGCGAGGCGTAG
- a CDS encoding dihydrolipoamide acetyltransferase family protein: protein MQQFTLPDLGEGLEEAEVVAWHVNEGDHIVTDQPLLSVETDKAVVEVPSPWSGRIARLCAEKGDLVKVGAPLVEFAADVEQDTGTVVGQLESGEERDAKAPKLAPARRGTAQAAPAVRALAQKLDVDLSTVQPTGPDSTITRADVERAARSLAEAGPAQALRGMRRAMAQRMTAAHAEVVPATVTDDADIEEWRKDEDATVRLMRAIAAACKAEPALNVWYDSRAGERRQIARVDIGIAVDTEGGLIVPIVRNVAARDAPDLRAGLDRLRTDAAARRIPPEELRGATITLSNFGMIGGRFANLVVVPPQVAIVGAGRIVQRVVAHHGQPAVRRVLPLSLSFDHRVVTGGEATRFLMALKVDLERSA from the coding sequence ATGCAGCAGTTCACATTGCCCGATCTGGGCGAGGGCCTCGAGGAGGCCGAAGTCGTCGCCTGGCACGTCAATGAGGGCGATCATATTGTGACCGACCAGCCGCTGCTGTCGGTCGAGACCGACAAGGCGGTGGTCGAAGTGCCGTCGCCGTGGAGTGGGCGCATCGCGCGGCTTTGCGCGGAGAAGGGCGACCTGGTGAAGGTCGGCGCGCCGCTGGTGGAATTCGCCGCCGACGTCGAGCAGGACACCGGCACGGTGGTCGGCCAGCTTGAGAGCGGCGAGGAACGCGACGCGAAGGCTCCAAAGCTCGCACCGGCGCGGCGAGGCACGGCACAGGCCGCGCCGGCGGTCCGTGCGCTCGCTCAAAAACTCGATGTCGATCTCAGCACGGTGCAGCCGACTGGCCCCGATAGCACCATCACGCGTGCGGATGTCGAACGCGCCGCTCGCAGCCTCGCCGAGGCCGGACCGGCGCAGGCGCTGCGCGGAATGCGGCGCGCGATGGCGCAGCGCATGACCGCGGCACATGCCGAGGTCGTTCCCGCCACCGTCACGGACGACGCCGACATCGAAGAGTGGCGCAAGGACGAGGACGCCACCGTTCGCCTGATGCGGGCCATCGCAGCGGCGTGCAAAGCCGAACCGGCGCTCAATGTATGGTACGATTCCCGCGCGGGCGAGCGCCGTCAGATCGCGCGCGTCGATATCGGAATCGCGGTCGACACCGAAGGTGGCCTGATCGTGCCGATCGTGCGCAACGTCGCCGCGCGCGATGCGCCTGACTTGCGCGCCGGGCTCGATCGGCTGCGCACCGATGCGGCCGCGCGACGGATACCGCCGGAGGAATTGCGCGGCGCCACCATCACGTTGTCGAACTTCGGCATGATCGGCGGCCGCTTCGCGAACCTCGTCGTGGTGCCGCCGCAGGTGGCCATTGTCGGCGCCGGACGCATCGTCCAGCGCGTGGTGGCGCATCACGGCCAGCCGGCGGTGCGCCGCGTATTGCCGTTGTCACTCTCGTTCGATCATCGCGTGGTGACAGGGGGCGAGGCCACACGCTTCCTGATGGCGCTGAAGGTGGATCTCGAGCGATCCGCATAG
- the pdhA gene encoding pyruvate dehydrogenase (acetyl-transferring) E1 component subunit alpha, producing the protein MTKNWPDNQLPVIARFDVRYRNYLAPDGAITRPPPAFASDIDLLVSLYRAMVLVRAFDLKAVALQRTGRLGTYAVSLGQEAVAVGVASAMRGEDVLLPSYRDNAALIWRGVKLEEILLFWGGDERGNHFSGPVHDFPACIPVGSQAPHAAGVAYAFKLRREPRVAVCLFGDGATSKGDVYEAMNFAGVHKLPVVFVVTNNQWAISVPLRLQTASETLAQKAIAAGFIGEQVDGNDVVAMHAATTEAIAAARDGRGPRLIEAVTYRLGDHTTADDAARYRPPEEVQARWKNEPIGRLRAYLAGCNAWDKTKEEQLVAECQTRIAAAVERYLVTGPRAPETMFDHLYATLPPVYAAQRRDVEENR; encoded by the coding sequence ATGACCAAGAACTGGCCGGACAATCAGCTTCCGGTAATTGCGCGCTTCGATGTTCGATACCGCAATTACCTCGCGCCGGATGGCGCGATCACCCGGCCGCCCCCCGCCTTTGCTTCCGACATCGATCTGCTGGTTTCGCTCTATCGCGCCATGGTGCTGGTGCGCGCCTTCGACCTGAAGGCGGTCGCGTTGCAGCGCACCGGGCGGCTCGGGACATACGCGGTGTCGCTCGGCCAGGAAGCGGTCGCGGTCGGTGTCGCCAGCGCAATGCGCGGCGAGGACGTGCTGCTGCCGTCTTATCGTGACAACGCGGCGCTGATCTGGCGCGGGGTCAAGCTCGAGGAAATCCTGCTGTTCTGGGGCGGCGACGAGCGCGGCAACCATTTCTCCGGACCGGTCCACGATTTTCCGGCCTGCATCCCGGTCGGCTCGCAGGCCCCCCATGCCGCTGGCGTTGCCTATGCGTTCAAGCTGCGCCGCGAACCGCGCGTCGCGGTGTGCCTGTTCGGCGACGGCGCGACCTCGAAGGGCGACGTGTACGAAGCGATGAATTTCGCCGGCGTGCACAAGCTGCCGGTGGTGTTCGTCGTCACCAACAACCAGTGGGCCATTTCCGTGCCGTTGCGCTTGCAGACGGCCTCCGAGACGTTGGCGCAAAAGGCAATCGCTGCCGGCTTCATCGGCGAGCAGGTGGACGGCAACGACGTGGTCGCGATGCACGCTGCCACGACTGAGGCCATCGCGGCGGCGCGCGACGGCCGCGGTCCACGTTTGATCGAGGCGGTGACCTATCGGCTCGGCGATCACACCACGGCCGACGACGCCGCACGCTATCGTCCGCCCGAGGAGGTGCAGGCGCGCTGGAAGAATGAGCCGATCGGGCGGTTGCGCGCTTATCTCGCCGGCTGCAACGCCTGGGACAAGACGAAAGAGGAGCAACTCGTCGCCGAATGCCAAACGCGGATCGCGGCGGCGGTCGAGCGTTATCTGGTGACCGGGCCGCGCGCGCCCGAGACCATGTTCGATCATCTCTACGCCACGCTGCCGCCGGTCTATGCCGCGCAGCGCCGCGACGTCGAGGAGAACCGCTGA
- a CDS encoding 50S ribosomal protein L25/general stress protein Ctc: MATVRELKATARPKSGKGAARAERRAGRVPGVIYGNNQPPQPISIEEPELRQRILAGRFLTTIFDIDLEGKKHRVIPRDFHLDPVKDFPIHVDFMRLGEGATLRVSIPLRLLKVDVAPGVKRGGTVNLVTHAIDVECAAEDIPQFIEADVGGLEMSDSLHLSDVKLPPGVKPLAREDVTLVTIVPPSGYAEEIKAAAAAAAAGTAAPTAGAAPAAAAGAAAAGAKAPAGGGDKKK; the protein is encoded by the coding sequence ATGGCGACCGTCAGGGAATTGAAGGCGACCGCGCGTCCGAAGAGCGGCAAGGGGGCCGCCCGGGCAGAGCGTCGCGCCGGCCGAGTGCCCGGTGTGATCTATGGAAACAACCAGCCCCCGCAGCCGATTTCGATCGAAGAGCCAGAACTGCGTCAGCGCATTCTGGCAGGCCGTTTCCTGACCACGATCTTCGACATCGACCTCGAAGGCAAGAAGCATCGCGTGATTCCGCGCGACTTCCATCTCGATCCGGTTAAGGATTTTCCGATCCACGTGGACTTCATGCGGCTCGGCGAAGGCGCCACTCTCCGCGTCAGCATTCCCCTTCGTCTGCTGAAGGTGGATGTCGCGCCGGGCGTGAAGCGCGGCGGCACCGTCAACCTCGTGACCCACGCCATCGATGTCGAGTGCGCAGCCGAGGACATTCCGCAGTTCATCGAGGCCGACGTCGGCGGACTGGAAATGAGCGACTCGCTCCATTTGTCCGACGTCAAGCTGCCGCCCGGCGTGAAACCGCTGGCGCGAGAGGACGTCACGCTGGTGACCATCGTGCCGCCGTCAGGTTACGCGGAAGAAATCAAGGCGGCTGCCGCTGCCGCTGCGGCTGGCACCGCTGCTCCCACCGCTGGGGCGGCTCCCGCGGCTGCTGCCGGTGCGGCCGCCGCAGGCGCGAAGGCGCCCGCGGGCGGTGGCGACAAAAAGAAGTAA